The proteins below come from a single Ictidomys tridecemlineatus isolate mIctTri1 chromosome 8, mIctTri1.hap1, whole genome shotgun sequence genomic window:
- the H1-6 gene encoding histone H1t: MSETAPAAPTDPVPGPMEKPPAKKRGKKAVGLTGAGRKARSSSVSKLITEALSESQERAGVSLAALKKALTAAGYDVEKNNSRIKLALKSLVGKGVLVQTRGTGASGSFKLSRKAAPEATKAKVRKPASAKAKKLVLSRDSRSPKGAKTNKGTKKPRPTPKKAPASGRKTKGAKGIQQRKSPAKARAGKPKTGKPKLTLQKANPRKAASKK, encoded by the coding sequence ATGTCAGAAACAGCTCCTGCAGCTCCCACTGATCCTGTTCCAGGCCCAATGGAGAAGCCGCCTGCCAAAAAGCGGGGGAAGAAGGCAGTCGGCCTGACAGGTGCAGGTCGCAAGGCTCGGAGTTCCTCGGTGTCCAAGTTGATCACTGAGGCTCTTTCCGAGTCCCAGGAGCGAGCAGGTGTGTCCTTGGCTGCGCTCAAGAAGGCCCTGACCGCCGCAGGATATGACGTTGAGAAGAATAACAGCCGCATCAAGTTGGCGCTGAAGAGTCTGGTGGGCAAGGGTGTTTTGGTGCAGACCAGGGGTACTGGTGCCTCTGGCTCCTTCAAGCTCAGCAGAAAGGCTGCTCCTGAAGCCACCAAGGCCAAGGTCAGAAAGCCTGCTTCTGCCAAGGCTAAGAAGCTGGTCCTGTCCAGGGACTCGAGGTCCCCAAAGGGTGCCAAAACCAACAAGGGAACCAAAAAGCCCAGGCCTACACCTAAGAAAGCTCCGGCGAGTGGGAGGAAGACCAAAGGAGCCAAGGGCATCCAGCAGCGGAAGAGCCCTGCCAAGGCCAGAGCAGGGAAGCCCAAGACTGGGAAGCCCAAGCTGACTCTGCAGAAAGCCAACCCTAGGAAGGCGGCTTCGAAGAAGTGA
- the LOC101975357 gene encoding histone H2B type 1-C/E/F/G/I: MPEPAKSAPAPKKGSKKAVTKAQKKDGKKRKRSRKESYSVYVYKVLKQVHPDTGISSKAMGIMNSFVNDIFERIAGEASRLAHYNKRSTITSREIQTAVRLLLPGELAKHAVSEGTKAVTKYTSSK; encoded by the coding sequence ATGCCTGAGCCAGCGAAGTCCGCTCCTGCCCCGAAGAAGGGCTCCAAGAAGGCGGTGACCAAGGCGCAGAAGAAGGATGGCAAGAAGCGCAAGCGCAGCCGCAAGGAGAGCTACTCGGTGTACGTGTACAAGGTGCTCAAGCAGGTGCACCCCGACACCGGCATCTCGTCCAAGGCCATGGGCATCATGAACTCGTTCGTGAACGACATCTTCGAGCGCATCGCGGGCGAGGCCTCGCGCCTGGCGCACTACAACAAGCGCTCGACCATCACGTCCCGGGAGATCCAGACGGCGGTGCGCCTGCTGCTGCCCGGGGAGCTGGCCAAGCATGCCGTGTCGGAGGGCACCAAGGCGGTCACCAAGTACACCAGCTCCAAGTGA
- the LOC101975635 gene encoding histone H2A type 1-C gives MSGRGKQGGKARAKAKSRSSRAGLQFPVGRVHRLLRKGNYAERVGAGAPVYLAAVLEYLTAEILELAGNAARDNKKTRIIPRHLQLAIRNDEELNKLLGRVTIAQGGVLPNIQAVLLPKKTESHHKAKGK, from the coding sequence ATGTCTGGTCGTGGGAAGCAGGGCGGCAAGGCGCGTGCCAAAGCGAAATCTCGATCTTCTCGCGCTGGGCTGCAGTTCCCTGTTGGCAGAGTCCACCGTCTCCTGCGCAAGGGGAACTACGCTGAACGCGTCGGGGCCGGCGCGCCCGTCTACCTGGCAGCAGTGTTGGAGTACCTGACGGCCGAGATTTTGGAGCTGGCGGGCAATGCGGCCCGTGACAACAAGAAGACGCGTATTATCCCGCGTCACCTGCAGCTGGCCATTCGCAACGACGAAGAGCTCAACAAGCTGCTGGGCCGAGTGACCATCGCGCAGGGTGGCGTCCTGCCCAACATCCAGGCTGTGCTGTTGCCCAAGAAGACCGAGAGCCACCACAAGGCCAAGGGCAAGTGA
- the LOC101972801 gene encoding histone H4 yields MSGRGKGGKGLGKGGAKRHRKVLRDNIQGITKPAIRRLARRGGVKRISGLIYEETRGVLKVFLENVIRDAVTYTEHAKRKTVTAMDVVYALKRQGRTLYGFGG; encoded by the coding sequence ATGTCAGGTCGCGGCAAAGGAGGGAAAGGCCTGGGCAAGGGCGGCGCCAAGCGCCACCGCAAAGTCCTGCGGGACAACATCCAGGGCATCACCAAGCCCGCCATCCGCCGCCTGGCCCGCCGTGGCGGCGTCAAGCGCATCTCCGGGCTCATCTACGAGGAGACCCGCGGCGTGCTCAAGGTGTTCCTGGAGAACGTGATCCGCGACGCCGTCACCTACACGGAGCACGCCAAGCGCAAGACGGTCACGGCCATGGACGTGGTCTACGCGCTCAAGCGCCAGGGCCGCACCCTCTACGGCTTCGGCGGCTGA